A portion of the Anoxybacillus gonensis genome contains these proteins:
- a CDS encoding PIN domain-containing protein, whose protein sequence is MKIVDTNIILRYLLNDHDDLSAKAATIIENNKVLLLNEVVVEVVYVLEKVYKVKNDEICDTLLELFKYDNIDVDDIDILEEALILFVKRRMDFVDALLYAYNKVKGYQVYTFDKKLNSIIEE, encoded by the coding sequence ATGAAAATCGTTGATACAAACATTATCCTAAGATATTTGCTTAATGATCATGATGATTTGTCAGCGAAAGCTGCAACGATTATCGAAAATAACAAGGTATTATTGCTGAATGAGGTAGTAGTTGAAGTCGTTTATGTTCTGGAAAAAGTGTACAAAGTAAAAAACGACGAGATATGTGATACTCTTTTAGAACTGTTTAAATACGATAATATTGATGTCGATGATATCGACATACTAGAAGAAGCGCTCATTTTGTTTGTAAAAAGACGGATGGACTTTGTTGATGCTCTTTTATACGCCTATAATAAAGTGAAGGGGTACCAAGTATATACTTTTGATAAGAAGCTAAACAGCATAATTGAGGAATAG
- a CDS encoding Rpn family recombination-promoting nuclease/putative transposase has protein sequence MAIDHDRLFKEMIMTFFEEFLLLFFPHVHEHIDFQHVAFLSEELFTDVTAGEKYRVDLLVETKLKGEDSLIIVHIENQSYVQPSFPERMFIYFSRLFEKYRKRMLPIAVFSYDSLRNEPSSFTLQFPFFDVLHFQFLTVELRKQNWRDYIRHDNPIAAALLSKMGYTENERVELKKQFLRMIVRMELDEAKQRLLIGFFETYVKLSDEEEQQLRNEVNEMETKEKEQVLELMISYEKKEKRNIAKRMLDKGYDVHTIHELTELPVEEIEELKERC, from the coding sequence ATGGCCATTGATCATGATCGGTTGTTTAAAGAGATGATTATGACGTTTTTTGAAGAGTTTCTTCTTCTCTTTTTCCCGCATGTGCATGAGCATATCGACTTTCAGCATGTGGCGTTTTTATCGGAGGAACTGTTTACCGATGTGACGGCAGGGGAAAAGTATCGCGTCGATCTGCTTGTTGAGACGAAGTTGAAAGGGGAGGATAGCCTCATTATCGTCCATATCGAAAATCAAAGCTATGTGCAGCCATCGTTTCCAGAGCGAATGTTTATTTACTTTAGCCGCTTGTTTGAGAAATACCGAAAGCGAATGTTGCCGATTGCGGTATTTAGCTACGATTCTCTTCGCAATGAGCCTTCATCGTTTACGCTCCAATTTCCTTTTTTCGATGTGCTTCACTTTCAATTTCTTACAGTTGAGTTGCGCAAACAAAATTGGCGTGATTACATTCGCCACGACAATCCAATCGCCGCTGCGTTGTTAAGCAAAATGGGGTATACTGAAAATGAACGGGTAGAACTAAAAAAGCAGTTTTTACGAATGATTGTGCGTATGGAATTAGACGAAGCAAAGCAACGATTGTTAATCGGCTTTTTTGAAACATATGTGAAGCTGTCGGATGAGGAAGAACAACAGTTGCGAAACGAGGTGAATGAAATGGAAACAAAAGAAAAAGAACAAGTGTTGGAATTAATGATTTCGTATGAGAAGAAAGAGAAACGAAATATTGCGAAAAGAATGTTAGACAAAGGATATGATGTGCACACCATTCACGAATTAACGGAACTTCCTGTAGAGGAGATTGAGGAGTTAAAGGAACGGTGCTAG
- a CDS encoding transposase — MVCRGNRRDSLFKETNDFRAFLHILEQLHEKIPFELASYCLMTNHFHLQLRSQHESISKVITPSNSSVSFCLL, encoded by the coding sequence ATTGTGTGCCGTGGAAATCGGCGTGATTCGTTGTTTAAAGAAACGAATGATTTTCGTGCGTTTTTGCATATCCTCGAACAGCTTCATGAAAAAATACCATTTGAGCTCGCTTCGTATTGTCTTATGACGAATCATTTCCATCTCCAACTTCGCTCACAGCATGAATCCATTTCAAAAGTAATCACACCTTCAAACTCCTCAGTTTCGTTTTGTTTATTGTAG
- a CDS encoding putative holin-like toxin: MTTYEALSLIAQFSLVFIGMLTLTVTIVVYINKKK; encoded by the coding sequence ATGACGACGTATGAAGCATTGAGTCTTATTGCGCAATTCAGCTTAGTGTTCATCGGAATGCTAACATTGACTGTTACCATCGTCGTCTATATAAACAAAAAGAAATAA
- a CDS encoding S-layer homology domain-containing protein, translating to MAYQPKSYRKFLAGTVSAAVVASAIAPVASAASFTDVAGSVHADDIATLVAKGYIKGYGDNTFKPNKSLTRGEAAIIFSRILKDAGVKAPEQGAGFPDVPASNAELAEAVAIVKAAGVMSGDEKGNFNPNATITREQMAKVVVEAFKLTKPANHTTKVTDLDKAGAWAREYIQTLEANGVTKNTEFMPKQSVTRGQFASFVVRAMNVGVTAAHITGVTVVDLNTLEVTFNGELKEVKKEDFAIQGVEIESVSIKAAAAAEAKTTVVVIKTKTALEEGKSYSVSYKGQTTDKTKVDVPVLKVEAVSAPSAKTLKITGTGLQFLKSEDVTVAGNKVLSVVPDTDGKAATVSLENKLAPNANTTVSVKIKGEKKDFTTKFEYKVTSVSIEPQTFDDDRAGQRVKFKVNGEDADVDYLKLAGYSVAFVAKKADGTAANGFFDGSSTNTSSTGVVAHPVTKGDYTVEVQVTRAGEALVTDTANIKVVNLDTEATEVNSVTFYNFGIDKTDDSSSAYNVSLSDDDYVMNSTTLVAGEKAKVYKVEATVAGEKVVVSSNAFEVKTSNPAVVSVSNGVLTAESAGTATITIKVGEVTKTFNFTVTNVARKLSKVTVDPASVSIVKGYQKTVTVKTLDQYGDPYRVNQVADLVEVVPIAGSNDIVTFTDFTTDTPNSIGKVSVSLTGNAAGSGTFYFKDKDGNVIGSFYVNVSAVDNTGSKKLEVISKAPASTDNTLDLQSDKTVTYQLSRYNTEGIYMDPIELQNYEIEVVDGTVAKAQFVDVNGSTTGSSTSATLNAKIVGTSGDYGFVITGLKAGTTDVLLKDTASGKVEKITITVVNNPIKINTVNFKTVPTVDYVGAKINYEDVLDVTYSNEDDIVNGITLSKSTLHKVRISEDTGTEGLLYLDVDGDASYTSGTDIGLGMLKLKLTADSTLVGTVPTDAVVGYTTVNGDKGKKGTLLFKVLTDVTGSDETTSIAATAVTVEVK from the coding sequence ATGGCTTACCAACCAAAGTCTTATCGCAAATTTTTAGCTGGTACAGTCTCTGCAGCAGTTGTTGCTTCAGCGATCGCACCAGTAGCAAGCGCAGCTTCTTTCACAGACGTAGCAGGAAGCGTGCATGCAGATGACATCGCTACATTAGTAGCAAAAGGGTACATTAAAGGATACGGTGACAACACATTCAAACCAAACAAATCATTAACACGCGGTGAAGCTGCAATCATCTTCTCACGCATTTTAAAAGATGCGGGCGTAAAAGCTCCTGAGCAAGGTGCGGGCTTCCCAGACGTTCCTGCAAGCAACGCTGAATTAGCAGAAGCTGTTGCGATCGTGAAAGCAGCAGGTGTGATGAGCGGAGACGAGAAGGGTAACTTCAACCCGAACGCAACAATCACTCGCGAACAAATGGCGAAAGTTGTTGTTGAAGCGTTCAAATTAACAAAACCTGCAAACCACACAACAAAAGTAACTGACCTTGACAAAGCAGGCGCATGGGCGCGTGAATACATCCAAACATTAGAAGCAAACGGCGTAACGAAAAACACAGAATTCATGCCAAAACAAAGCGTAACACGCGGTCAATTCGCTTCATTCGTCGTTCGTGCGATGAACGTTGGTGTAACAGCAGCACACATCACTGGTGTAACTGTTGTTGACCTCAACACATTAGAAGTAACATTCAACGGCGAATTGAAAGAAGTGAAAAAAGAAGACTTCGCTATCCAAGGCGTTGAAATCGAATCTGTATCAATCAAAGCCGCTGCAGCAGCTGAAGCAAAAACAACAGTTGTTGTTATCAAAACAAAAACAGCGTTAGAAGAAGGCAAATCTTACAGCGTATCTTACAAAGGTCAAACAACTGACAAAACAAAAGTTGATGTGCCTGTACTAAAAGTTGAAGCTGTAAGTGCTCCTAGTGCCAAAACTTTAAAAATTACAGGTACAGGTTTACAGTTCTTGAAGTCTGAAGATGTAACTGTGGCAGGTAACAAAGTTCTATCTGTTGTTCCAGATACTGATGGAAAGGCGGCAACGGTATCTTTAGAAAATAAACTTGCTCCTAACGCTAATACTACAGTTTCTGTGAAAATTAAAGGTGAAAAGAAAGACTTTACGACTAAGTTTGAGTACAAAGTAACTTCTGTGTCTATCGAACCGCAAACATTTGATGACGATCGTGCGGGTCAAAGAGTTAAGTTTAAAGTGAATGGCGAAGATGCAGATGTGGATTATCTCAAGTTGGCGGGTTATTCAGTGGCTTTCGTCGCTAAAAAAGCTGATGGTACGGCTGCAAATGGTTTCTTTGATGGATCTTCTACCAATACTTCTTCAACTGGTGTAGTCGCTCATCCTGTTACTAAAGGGGACTATACTGTTGAAGTTCAAGTGACGAGAGCTGGAGAAGCGTTAGTGACTGACACTGCAAACATTAAAGTTGTTAACCTTGATACTGAAGCTACGGAAGTTAATTCAGTAACATTCTATAACTTTGGAATTGACAAAACTGATGACTCTTCTAGTGCATATAATGTTTCATTATCAGATGACGACTATGTCATGAACAGCACAACATTAGTTGCTGGCGAGAAAGCAAAAGTATATAAAGTGGAAGCAACTGTAGCTGGGGAGAAAGTTGTTGTTTCTTCGAATGCTTTTGAAGTGAAAACTTCTAATCCAGCTGTTGTATCTGTGTCTAACGGTGTTTTAACTGCTGAATCGGCAGGTACTGCAACAATTACTATCAAAGTCGGTGAAGTAACAAAAACGTTTAACTTTACAGTAACGAATGTTGCCCGTAAGCTTTCGAAGGTGACCGTAGATCCAGCAAGTGTAAGTATTGTCAAAGGTTATCAAAAAACTGTTACAGTAAAGACTTTAGATCAGTATGGCGATCCGTACCGAGTTAATCAAGTTGCTGATCTCGTTGAAGTAGTACCAATTGCAGGATCAAACGATATTGTCACATTTACTGACTTTACAACTGATACACCAAACTCTATTGGAAAGGTATCCGTAAGCTTAACAGGTAACGCAGCAGGAAGTGGTACGTTCTACTTCAAAGACAAAGATGGTAATGTGATTGGTTCGTTCTATGTTAATGTTTCTGCAGTGGATAATACAGGTAGTAAGAAATTAGAGGTTATTTCTAAGGCACCTGCGTCGACTGATAATACTTTAGATTTACAATCTGATAAAACTGTGACATACCAGCTGTCCCGTTACAATACTGAAGGAATTTATATGGATCCGATTGAGTTGCAAAATTATGAAATTGAAGTTGTAGATGGTACTGTTGCCAAGGCACAATTTGTAGATGTTAATGGCAGCACTACTGGTAGTTCAACAAGTGCAACTCTTAATGCTAAAATTGTTGGTACGTCAGGAGATTATGGTTTCGTAATCACAGGGCTAAAAGCTGGTACGACAGATGTTTTACTAAAAGATACGGCAAGTGGAAAAGTTGAAAAAATTACAATCACAGTTGTTAATAACCCAATTAAAATCAATACGGTTAATTTCAAAACAGTACCTACTGTTGATTATGTTGGCGCGAAAATCAACTATGAAGACGTACTTGATGTGACTTACAGTAACGAAGATGATATCGTGAACGGCATTACTCTATCTAAGAGTACACTTCATAAAGTGCGTATTTCTGAAGATACAGGAACTGAAGGATTACTTTACCTAGATGTGGATGGTGATGCATCTTATACATCGGGTACAGACATTGGTTTAGGTATGTTGAAACTTAAATTAACTGCTGACTCAACATTAGTGGGTACAGTTCCTACAGATGCAGTAGTTGGTTACACAACAGTTAATGGTGATAAAGGTAAGAAAGGAACATTGTTATTTAAAGTATTGACTGATGTAACAGGTTCTGATGAAACTACTTCAATTGCTGCTACTGCGGTGACTGTTGAAGTAAAATAA
- a CDS encoding C40 family peptidase: protein MRRFVSALLLFFLFPSFAYASDSYDRLVPLAKKYVGVPYQFGGSSEKGFDCSGFTRHVMSGLGVTLARTTAEQYKQGNAVKKEDLRVGDLVFFETYKKGPSHAGIYIGDNRFIHASSSKGIIVTSLDDSYYKKRYIGARRVLAYAQDAGKFQDVEKDFWANQEIETLGKKEIVLGYAKSYFKPDAMMTRAEAAGLIATYFNFDMNNRKETFTDVSSDHWAVGAINALVKENIISKNDKPFQPDEPLTREQLAMWFAEAWKLKRGADVPFTDVKETDAAYDAIEKLVATGIANGYEDGTFRPKETVTRAEFAVFFYRAINAK, encoded by the coding sequence GTGAGGCGGTTTGTTTCAGCATTGCTTTTGTTTTTTCTCTTCCCTTCCTTCGCTTATGCAAGCGATAGTTATGATCGGCTCGTTCCACTTGCGAAAAAATACGTCGGGGTGCCGTATCAATTCGGGGGAAGTTCAGAAAAAGGATTTGACTGTTCCGGGTTTACACGCCATGTGATGAGTGGGCTAGGGGTCACATTAGCGCGGACGACAGCGGAGCAGTATAAGCAAGGAAACGCAGTGAAGAAAGAAGATTTACGCGTTGGGGATCTCGTCTTTTTTGAAACGTATAAAAAAGGGCCGTCGCATGCAGGGATTTATATCGGCGACAATCGGTTTATTCATGCGAGTTCATCCAAAGGAATTATCGTCACGTCGTTAGATGATTCCTACTATAAAAAACGATACATAGGAGCAAGACGCGTGCTTGCGTATGCACAGGACGCGGGAAAATTTCAAGACGTTGAAAAAGATTTTTGGGCAAATCAAGAAATTGAAACGTTAGGTAAAAAAGAAATTGTGCTCGGATATGCAAAAAGCTACTTTAAGCCAGATGCAATGATGACGCGAGCAGAAGCGGCAGGACTAATTGCCACGTATTTCAATTTCGATATGAACAATCGAAAAGAAACGTTTACAGACGTGTCGAGCGATCATTGGGCCGTTGGTGCGATTAACGCGCTTGTCAAAGAAAATATCATCAGTAAAAACGATAAGCCATTCCAACCGGATGAACCGTTGACGCGTGAACAGCTTGCCATGTGGTTTGCAGAGGCATGGAAGTTAAAGCGTGGGGCGGATGTGCCGTTTACTGACGTCAAAGAAACGGATGCGGCGTACGATGCGATTGAAAAACTCGTTGCAACAGGTATTGCGAACGGATATGAAGACGGAACATTTCGTCCGAAAGAAACGGTCACACGTGCGGAGTTTGCGGTGTTTTTCTACCGTGCGATCAACGCAAAATAG
- a CDS encoding S-layer homology domain-containing protein gives MRFIWLTFFFLLLFQHPAHAHVVDLTNKAKAQAYEDYYPLIARYKGTSGVTFESYSTYWNETKLAQLEQELLKNKHGAELSLLGSVKIFPDYPAGQNVLGQYFAQYQVSPKLSLLPNRYIHLYGGNEWTTVEEMATTLAHEYGHHFTYYYLLNKEQRRPNEWLQSQYAAARELFRYPTVHADGSGEYEWYMPEILAEDYVQLFGSPHALKGHMQMNAHLPTPFELQALQTYWKNQLGATYEPMPPLSLLLTNYTVKNNVYSLKLYTYADTTAYLNAQDGQGRYASVYIGSVPKGVNETAYDGTKLNSQVSWLFRSTIVDTALFRVVQPTTKGFNRGSATLRVSYGAIDTLVSTPPLFPDVVREELQEAARLLYERGMISGFPDGTYRPNERLLRRHAALMLIRDLQLTLPEGYVVKAQDVKPTDPWYKEMAIAEAYGLLTGYNGKLYPNDYITRAQMATILTRVYADVYEQPTTNASFFDVPASHWAYQAIDTLFYNGITINNPYRPNDFVTRGQFALFLKRTLDKK, from the coding sequence ATGCGATTCATATGGCTTACGTTCTTTTTTTTATTGTTGTTTCAACATCCAGCTCATGCTCATGTCGTTGATTTAACAAATAAAGCAAAAGCGCAAGCGTACGAAGATTACTATCCGCTTATTGCGCGCTATAAAGGAACGAGTGGGGTGACGTTTGAAAGTTACAGCACATATTGGAACGAAACGAAGCTTGCCCAACTTGAGCAAGAGTTATTAAAAAACAAACACGGTGCCGAACTTTCCTTGTTAGGAAGTGTAAAAATTTTTCCTGATTACCCCGCAGGACAAAACGTGCTTGGACAATATTTTGCGCAATATCAAGTCAGTCCGAAGCTGTCTCTTCTTCCAAATCGATATATTCATTTGTATGGAGGAAATGAATGGACGACGGTGGAAGAGATGGCGACGACGTTAGCGCACGAGTACGGGCATCATTTCACTTATTATTATTTATTAAATAAAGAACAGCGCCGTCCGAACGAATGGCTGCAGTCGCAGTATGCCGCTGCGCGCGAGTTGTTTCGCTACCCGACCGTCCATGCGGATGGGAGTGGAGAATATGAATGGTATATGCCGGAAATATTAGCTGAAGACTATGTGCAACTATTCGGGTCGCCGCATGCGCTAAAAGGGCATATGCAAATGAACGCCCATCTTCCGACGCCGTTTGAGCTTCAAGCGCTACAAACGTATTGGAAAAATCAACTTGGCGCTACGTATGAACCGATGCCTCCGCTTTCATTACTGCTGACAAACTATACGGTAAAAAATAACGTGTATTCGCTAAAGCTTTACACATATGCCGATACAACCGCATATTTAAACGCGCAAGATGGACAAGGGCGCTATGCTTCCGTGTATATCGGAAGTGTGCCAAAAGGGGTAAACGAAACGGCATATGATGGGACGAAGCTGAATAGTCAAGTTTCTTGGCTATTTCGCTCAACGATTGTCGATACGGCATTATTTCGTGTCGTTCAGCCAACAACGAAAGGATTTAATCGCGGTTCAGCGACGTTGCGTGTCTCGTATGGAGCGATCGATACGCTTGTTTCTACTCCTCCGCTTTTTCCAGACGTCGTCCGAGAGGAGCTGCAGGAAGCTGCGCGGCTGTTGTATGAACGAGGGATGATCTCAGGATTCCCAGACGGAACGTATCGTCCGAACGAACGGCTCCTTCGCCGTCATGCCGCCCTTATGCTTATTCGTGATTTACAGTTGACGCTCCCTGAAGGATATGTCGTCAAGGCGCAAGATGTAAAACCGACGGATCCGTGGTATAAAGAGATGGCGATTGCTGAGGCGTATGGATTGCTTACCGGATATAACGGGAAGCTATATCCGAACGACTACATTACCCGTGCCCAAATGGCAACCATTTTAACGAGGGTGTATGCCGATGTGTACGAACAGCCGACGACAAATGCATCGTTTTTTGATGTGCCCGCTTCTCATTGGGCGTATCAGGCGATCGATACGCTTTTTTACAACGGCATTACGATCAACAATCCGTATCGCCCGAACGATTTCGTGACACGCGGACAGTTTGCCCTCTTTTTAAAACGGACGCTCGATAAAAAATAG